A segment of the Alkalispirillum mobile genome:
CCCCATAAGGATCCTGCTGCACGTAGCCCACCCGCGCCCGGTAGGCCTTGAGCGCCCGCTTGTCCAACGACTCCAGGTGCTGCCCCTCGAACACCACCTCGCCCCCGGTGGGCCGGTGCAGGCCCAGCAGGGTGCGCGCCAGCGAGCTCTTGCCACAGCCGCTCTCACCCACGAAGGCCACCGCCTCGCCCCGGCGCAGGGCAAAGCTGACGCCATCCACCGCGCGCACGTGGCCGACACGCAGAAACCCCCACTGGCGAAGCTCGAACCAGGTGTGCAGGTCACGGGCCTCCAACAGGGTGTCGCCGGGGGCGGGTGCTGCCCGCTCGGCCGGTTCCTGCGCGGGGATGGCAACTCGACTCATCGGTGGCCTCCATACAGCCAGCACCGTACGTGGTGACGTTCGCCCACCCGCTGCGGTGGCGGATTCTCGGCACAACGTGCAAAGCGGTGGGGGCAGCGATCCGCGTAGCGACACCCTTGAGGGGGCGAGAGCAGGTCCGGTGGCTGACCGGGGATATGCTGCGGCGCCTCGGCCTGGTAAAGCCGGGGCACGCTGGCCATCAGCATCTGGGAATAGGGGTGGGCCGGCTCGGTGAAGAAGCGGCGGGCGTCGGCGTACTCCGCCACTTGGCCGGCGTACATCAGGGCGACCCGGTCGGCCAGCTCACTGGAGGTGGCCACATCGTGGGTGATCAGGATGAAGCTGGTGGCCTGCTCCCGCTTGATGCGCTTGAGCACGTTCATGATGCTCGCCTGGGTCAGCACGTCCAGCGCCGAGGTGGGCTCGTCCAGGATGATGAGATCCGGCTCGGTGATCAGCGCCATGGCCAGCACCGCCCGCTGGCGCATGCCGCCGGAGAGCTCGAAGGGGTACCGGGCCAGAAAGTCGCTGGAGACCCCCACCCGCTGGAAGACCTCGGCGGCCTTGTCCAGGGCCTTCGCCCGCGACCAGCCCCGGTGCACCACCAGTGGCTCGGCCACCTGCTCCCCCACCCGTACCACCGGGTTGAGGGCATTCATGGCCGCCTGCATCACCATGGAGATGCGCAGCCACTGCACCTCCCGCCGGAAACGCTCCACAGGCAGATCCATCACGTCGGTATCGCCCAGCCACACCCGCCCGGTATGACTGTGCACGTTGCGCGGCAGGATGCGCAGCAGCGCCTTGGCCAGGGAACTCTTGCCGCAGCCGCTCTCCCCCAGCACCACCACCGCCTCGCCCCGGCGCAGGTCGAAACTGACCCCGTCCACCGCCTGCACCACGCCGCGCTCGGTGCGATAGGCCAGCCGGAGGTCTTCCACGCGCAGCAGGGTCTCGGTCATGGACGACGACGGTCCTCTATAGGCCAGACAAGTGGATGGGTCGGCGACCAAGGCCAAAGCCCACGGCTCGCCCTACCCGAGTGACCAGACTATACCAGCGGCAGAACAGGCCAAAGCCATCTAGTCTTAACGGACAAATCCGAGAAGAGGGATGGCGCCCATGACGCCCGAGCTGCGCAGCCTGATCGATGCCCTGGAACCGGACCTCCCCGCCAACCGCCTCATCCACGACCCCCTCAAGACCCTGGCCTACGGCACCGACGCCAGCTTCTACCGCCTGATCCCGCAACTGGTGGTGCAGGTGGAGAGCGAGCGCGAGGTCCGGCGGGTACTCGAGGCCTGCCGCGAACAGCGGATGCCGGTGACCTTCCGCGCCGCGGGGACCTCCCTTTCCGGCCAGGCGGTCACCGACTCGGTGCTGATCCGCCTGGGCAGGGGCTGGCGACGCAGCCAGGTGCTGGAGGAGGGGCGCGCCATCCGGCTCGACCCGGGGGTCATCGGCACCTCCGCTAACCAGGTGCTGGCCCCCTACGGCCGCAAGATCGGCCCCGATCCGGCCTCCATCGGCGCCTGCCAGATCGGCGGCATCGCCGCCAACAACGCCTCGGGCATGTGCTGCGGCACCGCCCAGAACAGCTACCGCACCGTGCGCGATCTGCGGCTCATCCTGGCCGACGGCACCCTATTGGACACTGCCGATACGGAGAGCGTGCAGGCCTTCCGGCGGAGCCACGCCGCCCTGCTCGACGCGTTGGAGCGCCTGGCCCGGGAGACGCGGGCCAACCGGGACCTGGCGGACAAGATCCGCCACAAGTACCGGCTGAAGAACACCGTGGGCTACGCCCTGAACAGCCTGGTGGACTTCGAGGACGGCATCGAGATCCTCAAGCACCTGATGATCGGCTCCGAAGGCACGCTGGGTTTCATCAGCTCCATCACCTACGACACCGTACCCGACGAGGCCCTGAAGGCGGCCGCCCTGGTGCTCTTCCCCGACATGGGCGCCGCCTGCCGGGCCACCGCCGCGCTCAAGGGGCTCACCGACACCCCGGTGGCGGCGGTGGAGCTGATGGACCGGGCGGCCCTGCGCTCGGTGGAAGACACCCCCGGTATGGCCGATACCCTGCAGGGCTTGCCCGACGGCGCGGCCGCCCTGCTGGTGGACGTGCGCGCCGAGGACGAGGCCACGCTCACCACCCGCATGGACGCCGCGAGACAGGCCATCGCCGGCGTGGAGACGCTCCGCCCGGTGGACTTCGCCCGGGACGCCGGCACCTACGCCCTGTACTGGAACATCCGAAAGGGGATGTTCCCGGCGGTGGGCGCGGTGCGCGAGACCGGCACCACGGTGGTGATCGAGGATGTGGCCTTCCCCATGGAGCAACTGGAGGCAGGGGTCAGCGAACTGATCGATATGCTCCACCGCCACGGCTACGAGAACGCCATCCTCTTCGGCCACGCCCTGGAGGGCAATCTGCACTTTGTCTTCCCCCAGGGCTTCGAGGCCCCCGGGGAGGTGGAGCGTTACCAGGGAATGATGGACGAGCTGGCACAGCTGGTGGGGGTGCGCTACGGGGGCTCCCTGAAAGGCGAACACGGCACCGGCCGCAACATGGCCCCCTACGTGGAGCTGGAGTGGGGCAGCGAGGCGTACGCCCTGATGTGGGCCATCAAGGGGCTGTTCGACCCGGAGGGGCTGCTAAACCCGGAAGTCATCCTCAGCCGCAACGCCACCATCCACCTGGAGAACCTCAAGCCCCTGCCGGCGGCCGACCCGCTGGTGGACAAGTGCATCGAGTGCGGCTTCTGCGAGCCGGTCTGCCCCTCCCGCGACCTGACCCTCACGCCCCGCCAGCGCATCGTCATCCGCCGCGAACTGGCGCGGCTGGAGGCCAACGGCGAGGACCCGGCGCGCCAGCGCGCGCTCTGGGAGGCCTACGCCTACGACGGCCTGGAGACCTGCGCCGCCACCGGCCTGTGCGCCCTGCCCTGCCCGGTCAACATCAACACCGGCGACCTGGTCCGCGCCCTGCGCCACGAGCGCACTGCCCACCAGGCCGGGCGCGCCCGGTTCGCCGGGAAATACTTCGCCGGGGTCACGGCCACCGCCCGCCTGGCCCTGCGCACCACCGACGGGGTGCGCCGGCTGGTGGGGCCGCACACCCTGGGCCGGATCAGCGCCATCACCCGCCGTGTAAGCGGCAACCGCACCCCACACTGGCTGCCCTCTACCCCCACCGCGGCAACACCGGGGATGCTCAAGCCCTACCAGAACCCGCCGGGCCGCGCGGACGACCGGCCCACCGTGGTCTACCTGCCCTCCTGCGCCACGCGCATGTTCGGCGCCACGCCGCAGGAGCCGGACCGGCGTTCCACCCTGGAGCTGACCCTGGCCGTGCTGGAGAAGGCCGGCTTCCGGGTGATCGTCCCAGCGGGAGTGAATGATCACTGCTGCGGGATGGCCTTCGAGTCCAAGGGCCAGTTCGAGGAGGCCGAGCGTAAGGCCCGGGCCTTGAACGACCTGCTGCTGACCCGTTCCGACCAGGGACGCCACCCGGTGCTCTGCGACACCAGCCCCTGCACCCTGCGCATGCAAGGGACCCTCAGCAACGCCCTGAGCCTCTACGAACCGGTGCGGTTCCTGCGTGATCATGTGCTGCCCCGCCTGGAGGTCGAGCGCAAACGCGAGCCCATCGCCCTGCATGTCACCTGCTCCAGCCAGCACCAGGGCCTGCAGGAGTGCTTCCGCGAGGTGGCCGAGGCCTGCGCCGAGCAGGTGGTGGTGCCCACTGGCATCCAGTGCTGCGGCTTTGCCGGCGACAAGGGCTTCACCACGCCGGAGTTGAACGCCAGCGCGGTGAACGGCCTGCGGGAACAGGTCGCCCACTGCACCGCGGGCTACTCCAATTCACGCACCTGCGAGATCGGCCTGACCGCCCACGGCGGCATCCCCTACCGCTCCATCTTCGCGCTGGTGGACGAGGTGAGCCGCCCGGCGGCGGTCAGAGGTTCCGCAGCCGCGGGTTGAATACCCGGTCCAGGGCGAAGCCGAGCATGGCGAAACCCAGCCCGGTGAGCATGAGCAGGAAGGCGGGCGACAGCACCCAGTAGTAGAAGCCGTTGTAGAGCGCGCTCTGCTCCTGGGCGTCGTTCAGCACCTTGCCCCAGGTGGGCAGCACCGGGTCGCCCAGCCCCAGCACCGCCAGGGAGGCCTCGAGGAAGACGAAGGTGGGGATCAGGGTGACGAAGGTGGGGATGAGCACCGGCAGCACCCGGGGCACCATGTAGCGCAGGATGATGCGGGCGTTGCTGGCCCCGTAGGCCTTGGCCGCCTCGATGTAGGGCGCCTCGCGGATGGGCAGCAGCATGGCCCGGTACATCTTGATGCCGGCACTGAAGATACCCAATGCCACCACCACCCCCAGCATCAACCAGATGCTGGTGGAATAGAGGGTGCCCACCATCACCAGGATGGGCAGCATGGGCAGGATCATGTTCACCTCGGTGAGCCGCTGGATCACCGCGTCCACCCAGCCCCGGTACCAGACCCCCATGGCGGCGATCACCAGGGTGGTGACGGTGGTGCCCACCGCCGCCAGCAACCCGAAGGCCAGCGCTACCGGGGTGCCCCACATCAGCGCCACCATCAGGTCGCGGCGCTGGTGGTCGGTGCCGGCCACGCCGTGCACCCGGCCGTAGACCACCAGGTCGGCGTCGAGGCCCGCGTTCTCGTCGAACAGCACCACGTCCAGCAGCAGGGTATGGGTGCCCTGGAGGACCGCCGGATCGGGGCGATCGGCGGTCTCCGGGTCCAGCATCAGCCCCACGTGGGGGATATGCCCCAGGCGCCGTTCCAGCGCCCAGTCCTGGGAGATGGAGATCCGCTCCTCCCGCGCCATTCGCCGGCCCCCCAGCACCTCCTCGCGGCCGTCCGGCGCCTGCCATATCAGGCGCACGAAGGGGGCCCGGGCCTGCTCCTCCGCGGCCAGGAAGAGGTTGATCTCGCTGGGGAAGGCGCTGCTGTCGTAGTCGAAGCTGAGGGGAATCCGCAGCCGCCGGCCGCCGGGAAAGGGCTGCTCCTCCGGGGTGACATCGGCGCTGGAGATGATCTGGGTTTCCGGCAGATCGCCCCCCCGCAGCCGGTCCGTCCAGACCGGCGAGGCGTTCACCGGGTGCATCCGCCACTGCTCACCGCCCCGCCACAGGTCCAGCGCCTGGCTGTAGGGGATCGCCACCACGGTGTAGACCGCCAGCCCGATCAAAAAGAGGATCAGCCCCGTGCCCAGCACCGCCGAGGGGTAGCGGCGCAGTTGCTTCAGCCCCTCCAACCAACGCCTCATCGCCCCCCCTCGATCCGTACCCGCGGGTCCAGGATCCCGTAGAGGAGATCCAGCAGGAATACGGTGGCCGCCAGCAGGTAGGCGAAGATCACCACGGTGCCGATGATCACCGGCGTATCCCGGTGGCCGATGGCCTGGAAGACCAGCGTCCCAAGGCCCGGCCAGTTGAAGACCTGCTCCAGGATGATCGCCCCGCTCCACAGCCCTATCAGCATCAGCAGGAAGCTGGTGACGATGGGCGAGAGGGTGGGCCGCAGGATGTAGCGGCGCTGGATCAGGTGTTCCGGCAGCCCCTTGGCCCGGGCCATCTCCACGTAGTCCTCGCTGGAGTGGATCAGGAAGAAGGTCCGCCAGGAGTAGATGGAGATGAAGATCTGCGACAGGAACATGGCCACCAGGGGCAGCGCCATGTGCCGCACCACGCTGGCCAGGTACTCCAGCCGGTCCTCCGGCGGTGGCGCGGTCACCATGCCACCGGAGGGCAGCGCCGGCAGCACGAAGGCGAAGATGAGGATAAGAAACATGCCGTAGAACCAGGCGGGCGCCGCCGAACTGGGCGCCAACCCCACCACGCTACGATCGAGCATGCTGCCGTAACGGCGCGACAGGTGCAGCGCCACCCAGACCGAGACCAGGAAGATCAGCAGGTTGGCCGTGCCGAACAGCAACAGCGTGGCCGGCAGCCGCTCGACGATGATGTCGAAGACCTGGCGCGAGCCGGCATCGCTGTGCATCTGCTCCGCCCGGCCCAGGTCCAGCAGCATGGCCCGGTAGAGGTAGTCGAAGCTGCGCAGGATGAAGGGCTGGTCCAGGTTCAACCGCTCCACCTCCAGGTCCACCTGGCGCTCGATCAGCTCGTTGCGCTCCTCGCTGCTCATGTCCTGGAAGGCCGGGTCGGCGCGCACCGCCTCGGAGATCTCGCCGCGGATCTGCACCATGCGCAGCTCGTCCACCTGCCCACCCATGTTGGCGATGAGGATGGTCAGGTAGACCCCCGCCAGCACGGTGAGCAGCAGCGCCAGCAGCCGCTTGCCGGAGAAGATCAGCATGCGCCAGACGTCCCGCCAGCGGCCGCGGGTGCGGGCTGTTGGATCGATACCGGGCAACGCGCTCATGGCGCCCCCTCCAGCAGCGGCGGCAACGCCAGCGGCTCCCCGCCGGGGACGGTGGCAAAGGCGTGGGAGGCAAAGGCCGGCAGGGCCACTCGGTCCGTGGTGACGGCGATCTCCAGGCTATTGGCCCCCTGCCCCAGGAGCCGCAACACCTCCGCGGTCACCGGCACCTGCCAGCGCGCCTCCCCCAGGTACTGCGCCTCGCCCCGGTGGGCCAACCGGTTATCGCCGTCGAAGAGCAGGAACTGCACCTGCTGGATAGCCTCGCGGGGGTAGGGCTCGCCCTCGAAAGTGACGGCCAGCTCGAAGGCCACCGACTCCCCCTGGGCCACCACCACCGGCCCGTCCAGGGTCAACTCGGGGATCTGCGGGTCGGCGAACTGCAGCCACTTGTTGGCCGGATCGGCGAAATCGGTAAAGCGGCGCAGTACCACGCTGCCCTCCACCGGATGCACCCCGTGCAGGTAGAAGGGCCCGTCGCCCACGTAGAAATGGCCCCGCTCTGCGTACCAGTCCGCCAGCGCCTGATAGCGGTCGGCGGCCTCATCGGGGGTCAGGTACTCGCCCAGCACCGGCGCGTAGGGCAGGTGGTTGGTCTGCTGCAGGCGCTCCAGCTGGCGGCGCAGCACCGGCAGGCTGGGGCCGGAGACCAGGTTGAGCCAGTCGACCCGCAGCCGGTCGGCCTTGTTGGAGGAGAAGGCCAGGCTCCCCTCCCGCTCGGCCATGATCCCCAGGGCCAGCATGTGCCAGGGGGTGGTGCCCGGCGCACGGGCCGCGACGATGGCCTCCGCGTCCGGGAAGATCTGGTCGCTGTAGACATCGATGACCAGCGGGTCCTCCGAGACGATGTGCCAGCCGCGGAAGTGGCGGCGGAAGGCCTCGTAGCTGGGGACGTGGGCCACGTCGTAGAGGGGGCTGTCCTCGTCGGCGCGCTCGAAGGTGAGGATCCAGGGCAGCACCACGTCGGCCAGCGAGGCCCGGGTGCCGTCGTGGAAGCGGCGCTGCAGGTAATCGTCCTCGTAGACCAGGCGCACCCGGGTGCGGGCCGTGACGCCGTCCGGCTCCGCCTCGGCGGCGGTGAGGAACCGCTGCTCGGCGCTGTCCCAGTCCACCCAGGCGGCCTCCGGCACGCGGACCGTCTCGACGGTGTCCACCTGCACCCAGTCCAGGGTGCTGTTCACCGGGGTGTCGGCCTCCACGGTGACCTCGGCGCGCGCCAGGCGCTGGGGGTGGTGCAACCCGGTAAACGGGTCGGGCAGCACCGGCGGGTCACTGAGCGCCCGGGTGATCATCCGGTCGAAGATCCAGTTGCTGCCGGCAATGGGGTTCCAGGGCTCGGTGATAATCTCCGGGGTGCCGATGACCACCCGACCACCCAGCCGGCCCTCATAGCCCAGAGTGTAGGGCCAGAGGGCGGAACCGGACGTACCGCCGGCCAGGTCCCCGGCCAGGTTCACGTCCCGCGCCCGGGGCCAGACGTTGAGCTGATCCACCAACCAGACCCGGGCCGAATCCAGCATGGCCAGGTCCAGGGCCTGGCGCATCAGGTCCTGGCGCTCGTCCCAGTTCTGGTAG
Coding sequences within it:
- a CDS encoding ABC transporter ATP-binding protein, which codes for MTETLLRVEDLRLAYRTERGVVQAVDGVSFDLRRGEAVVVLGESGCGKSSLAKALLRILPRNVHSHTGRVWLGDTDVMDLPVERFRREVQWLRISMVMQAAMNALNPVVRVGEQVAEPLVVHRGWSRAKALDKAAEVFQRVGVSSDFLARYPFELSGGMRQRAVLAMALITEPDLIILDEPTSALDVLTQASIMNVLKRIKREQATSFILITHDVATSSELADRVALMYAGQVAEYADARRFFTEPAHPYSQMLMASVPRLYQAEAPQHIPGQPPDLLSPPQGCRYADRCPHRFARCAENPPPQRVGERHHVRCWLYGGHR
- a CDS encoding FAD-binding and (Fe-S)-binding domain-containing protein, producing the protein MTPELRSLIDALEPDLPANRLIHDPLKTLAYGTDASFYRLIPQLVVQVESEREVRRVLEACREQRMPVTFRAAGTSLSGQAVTDSVLIRLGRGWRRSQVLEEGRAIRLDPGVIGTSANQVLAPYGRKIGPDPASIGACQIGGIAANNASGMCCGTAQNSYRTVRDLRLILADGTLLDTADTESVQAFRRSHAALLDALERLARETRANRDLADKIRHKYRLKNTVGYALNSLVDFEDGIEILKHLMIGSEGTLGFISSITYDTVPDEALKAAALVLFPDMGAACRATAALKGLTDTPVAAVELMDRAALRSVEDTPGMADTLQGLPDGAAALLVDVRAEDEATLTTRMDAARQAIAGVETLRPVDFARDAGTYALYWNIRKGMFPAVGAVRETGTTVVIEDVAFPMEQLEAGVSELIDMLHRHGYENAILFGHALEGNLHFVFPQGFEAPGEVERYQGMMDELAQLVGVRYGGSLKGEHGTGRNMAPYVELEWGSEAYALMWAIKGLFDPEGLLNPEVILSRNATIHLENLKPLPAADPLVDKCIECGFCEPVCPSRDLTLTPRQRIVIRRELARLEANGEDPARQRALWEAYAYDGLETCAATGLCALPCPVNINTGDLVRALRHERTAHQAGRARFAGKYFAGVTATARLALRTTDGVRRLVGPHTLGRISAITRRVSGNRTPHWLPSTPTAATPGMLKPYQNPPGRADDRPTVVYLPSCATRMFGATPQEPDRRSTLELTLAVLEKAGFRVIVPAGVNDHCCGMAFESKGQFEEAERKARALNDLLLTRSDQGRHPVLCDTSPCTLRMQGTLSNALSLYEPVRFLRDHVLPRLEVERKREPIALHVTCSSQHQGLQECFREVAEACAEQVVVPTGIQCCGFAGDKGFTTPELNASAVNGLREQVAHCTAGYSNSRTCEIGLTAHGGIPYRSIFALVDEVSRPAAVRGSAAAG
- a CDS encoding ABC transporter permease — protein: MRRWLEGLKQLRRYPSAVLGTGLILFLIGLAVYTVVAIPYSQALDLWRGGEQWRMHPVNASPVWTDRLRGGDLPETQIISSADVTPEEQPFPGGRRLRIPLSFDYDSSAFPSEINLFLAAEEQARAPFVRLIWQAPDGREEVLGGRRMAREERISISQDWALERRLGHIPHVGLMLDPETADRPDPAVLQGTHTLLLDVVLFDENAGLDADLVVYGRVHGVAGTDHQRRDLMVALMWGTPVALAFGLLAAVGTTVTTLVIAAMGVWYRGWVDAVIQRLTEVNMILPMLPILVMVGTLYSTSIWLMLGVVVALGIFSAGIKMYRAMLLPIREAPYIEAAKAYGASNARIILRYMVPRVLPVLIPTFVTLIPTFVFLEASLAVLGLGDPVLPTWGKVLNDAQEQSALYNGFYYWVLSPAFLLMLTGLGFAMLGFALDRVFNPRLRNL
- a CDS encoding ABC transporter permease; translated protein: MLIFSGKRLLALLLTVLAGVYLTILIANMGGQVDELRMVQIRGEISEAVRADPAFQDMSSEERNELIERQVDLEVERLNLDQPFILRSFDYLYRAMLLDLGRAEQMHSDAGSRQVFDIIVERLPATLLLFGTANLLIFLVSVWVALHLSRRYGSMLDRSVVGLAPSSAAPAWFYGMFLILIFAFVLPALPSGGMVTAPPPEDRLEYLASVVRHMALPLVAMFLSQIFISIYSWRTFFLIHSSEDYVEMARAKGLPEHLIQRRYILRPTLSPIVTSFLLMLIGLWSGAIILEQVFNWPGLGTLVFQAIGHRDTPVIIGTVVIFAYLLAATVFLLDLLYGILDPRVRIEGGR
- a CDS encoding ABC transporter substrate-binding protein; the protein is MPPFRRGLLPLLALLALLALVLWLAGGAGEQGGGVDRGQPADDAALEARTGALVDEVVFTEQRDVGQVTGLIERGSHQVFAQGITRPALFHRLRDSAATAHDLSYGTAVELTLNPYGPEFSDGRLNPFAVPAMREALNWLVNRRHIAEEIYGGLAVPRYLPLSTAFPDYARLAETARELELRYGHDPARAREVIRHEMGRLGAEWREDQWYYEGEPVRLTLLIRNDDERRRIGDYLGNLLEAEGFQVERLYRTAEEASRIWIAGDPAGGRWHIYTGAWVSTLIQRDQAENFSYYYTPRGRAEPLWQAYEPDPTFDEISDRLQRRDYQNWDERQDLMRQALDLAMLDSARVWLVDQLNVWPRARDVNLAGDLAGGTSGSALWPYTLGYEGRLGGRVVIGTPEIITEPWNPIAGSNWIFDRMITRALSDPPVLPDPFTGLHHPQRLARAEVTVEADTPVNSTLDWVQVDTVETVRVPEAAWVDWDSAEQRFLTAAEAEPDGVTARTRVRLVYEDDYLQRRFHDGTRASLADVVLPWILTFERADEDSPLYDVAHVPSYEAFRRHFRGWHIVSEDPLVIDVYSDQIFPDAEAIVAARAPGTTPWHMLALGIMAEREGSLAFSSNKADRLRVDWLNLVSGPSLPVLRRQLERLQQTNHLPYAPVLGEYLTPDEAADRYQALADWYAERGHFYVGDGPFYLHGVHPVEGSVVLRRFTDFADPANKWLQFADPQIPELTLDGPVVVAQGESVAFELAVTFEGEPYPREAIQQVQFLLFDGDNRLAHRGEAQYLGEARWQVPVTAEVLRLLGQGANSLEIAVTTDRVALPAFASHAFATVPGGEPLALPPLLEGAP